A window of the Syntrophothermus lipocalidus DSM 12680 genome harbors these coding sequences:
- a CDS encoding helix-turn-helix domain-containing protein, which produces MRIGRIIPLSTKGFSRIKEISKEAKVRLKFLEFARTHPVSVTCRRFGISRSTYYRWKKRFDPRNLRSLEDRSRRPKRVRKPAWSVELIERVRELREEYPRWGKAKLVVLLKRKGFEVSESTVGRILRYLKRRGVLKEPVKKVKARGVAKKRIYATRKPKEYRVEKPGDMIQIDTLDVRPDPGCVYKQFSAGDVVSKWGFADVRSAATAFLAKEFLEELIKECPFEIKAIQVDGGSEFYADFELACKEHGIRLFCLPPRSPKLNGVVERLNRTYREEFWSCYEGDVRLDAMRPELKRWTSKVYNDFRPHQSLGYISPTQFLQQYCASP; this is translated from the coding sequence ATGAGGATAGGCAGAATTATTCCGTTATCGACGAAAGGGTTTTCGAGGATCAAAGAGATTTCGAAGGAAGCGAAGGTTAGGCTTAAGTTTTTGGAATTTGCCAGGACTCATCCGGTGTCCGTAACATGCAGGAGATTCGGGATATCCAGGTCCACATACTACAGGTGGAAAAAGAGATTTGACCCACGCAATCTAAGGAGTCTTGAAGATAGGTCGAGGAGGCCTAAGAGGGTAAGGAAGCCGGCATGGTCGGTAGAATTGATAGAAAGGGTCCGGGAATTAAGAGAAGAATACCCGCGATGGGGAAAAGCGAAGTTGGTAGTGCTGCTAAAGAGAAAAGGTTTTGAGGTATCAGAGTCGACGGTAGGGCGTATTCTCAGGTATTTGAAAAGAAGAGGGGTATTAAAGGAGCCGGTAAAGAAGGTCAAAGCAAGGGGAGTAGCGAAAAAGCGTATATACGCCACGCGCAAGCCCAAGGAATACAGAGTAGAAAAGCCTGGGGATATGATTCAAATTGACACCCTTGACGTGCGGCCGGACCCCGGGTGTGTGTACAAGCAATTTTCGGCAGGAGATGTGGTATCTAAATGGGGATTTGCGGACGTAAGGAGCGCAGCTACGGCTTTTCTGGCCAAGGAGTTTTTAGAGGAACTCATAAAGGAATGCCCGTTTGAAATAAAGGCCATACAGGTGGACGGAGGAAGTGAATTCTACGCTGATTTCGAGTTGGCCTGTAAAGAACATGGGATAAGGCTGTTCTGTCTGCCACCGCGAAGCCCTAAACTGAATGGAGTGGTGGAGAGGCTCAACCGAACGTACAGGGAAGAATTCTGGTCGTGTTACGAAGGCGATGTAAGGCTGGATGCGATGCGGCCGGAGTTGAAGCGATGGACCTCCAAGGTCTATAATGACTTCAGACCTCATCAAAGCCTGGGATACATAAGCCCCACCCAGTTCTTACAACAATACTGCGCTAGCCCATAA
- a CDS encoding SDR family oxidoreductase gives MRNVKELFDLSGQVAIVTGGAAGIGVQMAYALGEAGANLVIAARKLDRCEEAAQRMEKELGVKVMPARCDVSKAEEIDLLYEQVMKEFGRVDILVNNSGATWGAPSLDYPIDGWNKVINTNVTGSWLMCQKAGQIMAKQMYGRIINLASLAAFVGAKAEIMDAVAYQASKAAIAGLTKDLAVKWAKYNITVNALAPGWFPTKMTQGTLDKSEQLMLEYIPMGRFGGDDELKAATLFLASPGASYCTGVVLSVDGGWVAM, from the coding sequence ATGAGAAACGTCAAGGAGTTGTTTGACCTGTCCGGTCAGGTGGCTATTGTTACCGGAGGAGCGGCAGGGATAGGAGTTCAAATGGCCTACGCGCTGGGAGAGGCCGGGGCCAACCTAGTCATAGCTGCCCGCAAGCTCGACCGCTGTGAAGAAGCAGCCCAACGGATGGAAAAGGAACTAGGGGTCAAGGTGATGCCGGCCCGGTGTGACGTTAGTAAGGCCGAAGAAATTGATCTTCTTTATGAGCAGGTCATGAAAGAATTCGGGCGAGTGGATATTTTGGTAAATAATTCTGGAGCCACGTGGGGGGCCCCATCCTTGGATTACCCGATCGATGGTTGGAACAAGGTCATTAATACAAATGTGACCGGTTCGTGGCTTATGTGCCAGAAAGCAGGTCAAATCATGGCCAAGCAAATGTATGGAAGAATAATTAATCTGGCTTCCCTGGCAGCATTTGTAGGCGCCAAGGCTGAAATTATGGACGCGGTGGCGTATCAAGCCAGTAAAGCGGCCATCGCTGGCCTGACTAAGGATCTGGCAGTCAAGTGGGCCAAGTACAACATCACCGTTAACGCGCTTGCCCCTGGATGGTTTCCTACCAAAATGACCCAGGGGACGTTGGACAAGAGCGAGCAACTCATGTTAGAGTACATCCCCATGGGCCGTTTTGGTGGCGATGATGAATTGAAGGCTGCCACCCTGTTTCTCGCTTCTCCCGGGGCAAGCTACTGCACAGGCGTGGTGTTAAGCGTCGATGGTGGCTGGGTGGCGATGTGA
- a CDS encoding 3-hydroxyacyl-CoA dehydrogenase family protein, protein MEVKNIGVIGAGAMGSGIAQVSAVAGYDVVLQDIYSTALDKAKSTIEKSLGKLVSKGKLSEADMKAAMERITFTTVLEEACRDAELIIECVFENLELKQKMFQEFEKLCKPEAILGTNTSALPITEIASVTKRGDKVIGIHFMNPVPLMKGVEIIRGQLTSDETMETTLEYIKKIGKEPAIAVDYAGFIVSRLLDVLMNEAVKLMEEGNKPEEIDKAMQLCAGHPMGPCKLLDLVGAEIAMHGMETMERDFGPKYKPHPLLKKRVLAGLLGVKTGKGFYEY, encoded by the coding sequence ATGGAAGTGAAGAACATCGGCGTCATCGGTGCTGGTGCTATGGGTAGCGGAATAGCGCAAGTAAGCGCTGTAGCTGGCTACGACGTGGTCCTGCAGGACATCTACAGCACTGCCCTTGACAAAGCCAAGAGTACTATTGAGAAGAGCTTGGGGAAATTGGTTAGCAAAGGGAAATTGAGTGAGGCTGACATGAAGGCCGCCATGGAGCGCATCACGTTTACCACGGTGCTTGAGGAAGCCTGCCGAGATGCTGAACTGATTATCGAGTGCGTATTTGAGAATCTTGAACTCAAGCAGAAAATGTTCCAAGAATTCGAAAAGCTGTGCAAACCCGAGGCTATCCTTGGCACCAATACGTCTGCTCTGCCTATCACGGAGATTGCCAGCGTAACCAAGCGAGGAGACAAGGTTATAGGCATTCATTTTATGAATCCGGTGCCTCTTATGAAGGGTGTAGAGATCATTCGCGGGCAGCTCACGTCAGATGAAACCATGGAAACCACTCTGGAATACATCAAGAAGATTGGGAAAGAACCAGCTATTGCTGTAGACTACGCAGGCTTCATCGTCAGCCGGTTGCTAGACGTACTCATGAACGAGGCCGTAAAGCTGATGGAAGAAGGCAACAAACCTGAAGAAATTGATAAAGCTATGCAACTGTGTGCGGGTCACCCGATGGGTCCCTGTAAGCTGCTGGACTTGGTGGGAGCCGAAATTGCGATGCATGGCATGGAGACTATGGAACGAGATTTTGGCCCTAAATACAAACCGCATCCTCTGCTAAAGAAGAGAGTCCTGGCCGGCTTGCTGGGCGTAAAAACCGGCAAGGGATTCTATGAGTATTAA
- a CDS encoding enoyl-CoA hydratase-related protein, with the protein MEDKQKSVKCSIDDQGIAIVTINRPHALNALNREVFTELGKVFDELRDNPRARVVVLTGEGQKAFAAGSDITEMKECSVLEAREFAMLANRTQGKIETFPKPVIAAVNGFALGGGCEVAMACDIRIASSNAKFGQPEINLGIIPGGGGTQRLARLVGLGRAKELVYSGGIIDAQRAYEIGLVNKVVPAEALMSEALGLAAKIASKSMPVLMLAKVAFNHGFSMDLDKALQFEIECFAECFGTDDHTEGMSAFIERREPAFKDK; encoded by the coding sequence ATGGAGGACAAGCAAAAGTCTGTTAAGTGTAGCATTGATGACCAGGGTATAGCAATCGTAACTATTAATCGGCCGCATGCTCTGAATGCCCTTAACCGCGAGGTCTTCACAGAACTTGGCAAAGTGTTCGACGAACTGAGGGACAACCCTCGCGCTAGAGTGGTTGTCCTAACCGGCGAAGGACAAAAGGCTTTTGCGGCCGGCTCAGACATTACCGAGATGAAAGAGTGTTCAGTGTTGGAGGCCAGAGAGTTCGCCATGCTGGCTAACCGAACACAAGGGAAAATTGAGACTTTTCCCAAGCCAGTTATCGCGGCCGTTAATGGCTTTGCGTTAGGTGGGGGCTGCGAGGTAGCCATGGCATGCGATATAAGAATTGCTTCTTCGAATGCCAAGTTCGGTCAACCGGAAATCAATCTAGGGATAATTCCTGGTGGTGGTGGCACGCAGAGGTTGGCGCGGTTAGTCGGGCTGGGAAGAGCCAAAGAACTCGTGTATTCCGGAGGGATAATTGACGCGCAACGAGCTTATGAGATAGGTCTTGTCAACAAAGTCGTACCAGCAGAAGCATTAATGTCGGAAGCTTTGGGGCTAGCAGCTAAAATCGCCAGCAAGTCCATGCCCGTTTTGATGTTAGCAAAGGTTGCCTTTAATCATGGCTTTAGTATGGATTTGGACAAGGCGCTGCAGTTTGAGATCGAATGTTTTGCTGAGTGCTTTGGTACGGACGACCACACTGAAGGCATGTCCGCGTTTATAGAGCGACGCGAACCCGCATTCAAGGACAAATAA
- a CDS encoding MaoC family dehydratase codes for MGGKTMDEIQVGEKAAFSKTVSETDVYLFAGITGDMNPVHVNREFAAETPFRKPIAHGVLGLGLISNVLGTQLPGPGSIYVQQSIKFTKPVYVGDTITAMVEVIEKDAQRNKVRLRTWCQNQDGVIVMDGEALMMPRKEVSRVDGGQAKVC; via the coding sequence TTGGGCGGCAAAACGATGGACGAGATACAGGTTGGGGAAAAGGCTGCGTTCAGCAAGACAGTGAGTGAGACTGACGTTTACCTTTTTGCTGGTATCACGGGTGACATGAACCCGGTACATGTCAACCGTGAATTCGCCGCGGAGACCCCATTTCGGAAACCCATAGCCCACGGCGTTCTCGGGTTAGGTTTAATCTCCAATGTCCTGGGTACCCAGTTGCCGGGGCCGGGGTCCATTTATGTGCAACAGTCTATAAAGTTTACCAAACCTGTATACGTTGGAGACACTATCACCGCGATGGTGGAGGTGATAGAAAAGGATGCTCAAAGGAATAAAGTTCGCTTGAGAACTTGGTGCCAAAACCAGGATGGCGTCATTGTCATGGATGGTGAAGCCCTAATGATGCCGAGAAAGGAGGTGAGTCGTGTAGATGGAGGACAAGCAAAAGTCTGTTAA
- a CDS encoding universal stress protein, whose amino-acid sequence MFKKILVAIDGSEQSVKAARAAIDIASKNGGEIHLLHVVRPPAFDYSGVDFTGSMLPPEIPDYLIDEWSKVGQLILDKARKEVESEDVQTTIEVGMGDPAQVICDTAEKGNYELIVMGRRGVGGLGGLLLGSVSNRVLQLASCPVLIVH is encoded by the coding sequence ATGTTCAAAAAGATATTGGTAGCCATTGATGGCTCGGAACAATCAGTTAAGGCGGCACGCGCTGCGATCGATATCGCGAGTAAGAACGGCGGTGAGATACATTTGCTACATGTTGTCCGCCCACCTGCTTTCGATTACTCAGGTGTTGACTTTACGGGGTCTATGTTGCCGCCTGAGATTCCCGATTATTTGATAGATGAGTGGAGCAAAGTTGGGCAACTTATCCTTGACAAGGCCCGTAAAGAGGTAGAATCGGAAGACGTACAGACTACTATTGAGGTTGGGATGGGGGATCCCGCTCAGGTGATCTGTGATACGGCAGAGAAGGGCAATTACGAATTGATCGTTATGGGTAGACGCGGTGTGGGAGGTCTAGGTGGGTTATTACTAGGAAGTGTCAGCAACCGGGTTCTGCAATTAGCTTCTTGTCCCGTACTTATCGTACATTAA
- a CDS encoding methyl-accepting chemotaxis protein, with product MPVTSIVEDFCNKLEQLRPFCTTGICIWVTNTEKFVGMVKGEDSPGEFFGVGDPLQEGGAALEALRSKRAVSRFVPREVYGVEANVIAVPLFDPDNPYEPVGVLGQSRSLKNQVAIVNISETLYASIEQLNLASQEVASGAEEVAVQSQNISNLANRVSDAVNEIKTLLKRVGEISQETKLLGINALIEAARAGEQGRGFGVVAEEIRKLADGVRHLTQDINHTLVNVEEQVKDMITAAIKAGDSTARQAASTEELSSSLQEIEATTNGLLDIAKRL from the coding sequence ATGCCAGTGACCTCAATAGTGGAAGACTTTTGCAATAAGCTTGAACAACTCAGGCCTTTTTGTACAACAGGCATCTGCATATGGGTTACCAATACCGAAAAATTTGTCGGAATGGTCAAGGGGGAAGATTCACCTGGAGAATTCTTCGGAGTTGGGGATCCTCTTCAGGAAGGCGGAGCGGCACTCGAGGCCTTGCGAAGCAAGAGAGCGGTGAGCAGATTTGTTCCACGTGAGGTTTATGGGGTTGAGGCAAATGTAATTGCGGTACCCTTGTTCGACCCGGACAACCCGTACGAGCCTGTAGGTGTACTTGGACAGTCCCGGAGCCTCAAGAACCAGGTAGCCATAGTCAATATTTCCGAGACGCTGTATGCCTCTATCGAGCAGTTAAACCTCGCCTCACAGGAGGTGGCTTCAGGCGCTGAAGAGGTCGCGGTGCAATCTCAGAACATTTCGAATCTAGCTAACCGGGTAAGTGACGCGGTCAATGAGATCAAGACATTATTAAAGCGCGTTGGAGAAATCTCGCAAGAGACGAAACTTCTTGGAATTAATGCGCTTATAGAGGCTGCTCGCGCCGGAGAACAGGGACGGGGATTTGGCGTTGTCGCAGAGGAAATACGAAAGCTGGCGGACGGCGTCAGGCATCTCACCCAAGACATTAATCATACCCTGGTTAATGTTGAGGAACAGGTAAAAGATATGATTACCGCGGCTATTAAAGCCGGTGATTCTACTGCTCGCCAGGCGGCTTCCACCGAAGAGCTGTCCTCATCCCTCCAGGAGATTGAAGCAACCACCAATGGGTTACTAGATATTGCCAAACGGCTATAA
- a CDS encoding ATP-binding protein, with amino-acid sequence MKSYFKLARHEGNRMLFDLVEMSIISTYCGEAFHLHAEGVRGAGKTTIMRAARDILPKIRRIKDCIYNCDPENPHCPVHRHLGTEEIQSLGIEEIPMPFLEISHSAKVGTVAGSIDLAKITDQVKPQAALLPGIIPQAHRGILFIDEINRLADTSPEITDILLDVMGNKPGRLQIEEAGLPVVEIPITVSVWAASNPDEEPGPLEEVRRQLSDRFDMVYYMGRAGSVEVVAQMLLSTRKTKTGVDAEEVNSANAEYRKKIVEMARMYEVAEMPDYLRDFIARMYVKHNLESLRAVEAIQQGAILYSVLHKRKQVTISDVIDMVPLALKHRVDGDTFLKVTNSLTYESPRKRILNLLGRKQETGEAGSAG; translated from the coding sequence ATGAAATCGTATTTTAAACTTGCCAGGCACGAAGGGAACCGGATGCTATTTGACCTGGTTGAGATGTCTATCATATCTACCTACTGCGGGGAAGCTTTTCACCTGCATGCCGAAGGAGTGCGGGGAGCAGGGAAAACCACGATAATGCGGGCGGCCCGGGACATATTACCGAAGATTAGAAGGATTAAGGACTGTATATATAACTGTGACCCGGAGAATCCGCACTGTCCAGTACACAGGCACCTGGGAACGGAAGAGATACAGTCTCTTGGGATAGAGGAAATACCAATGCCTTTTTTGGAGATATCGCATTCCGCCAAAGTGGGGACGGTAGCGGGGAGTATCGACTTGGCGAAGATAACCGACCAGGTCAAACCGCAGGCGGCTCTTTTGCCCGGCATCATACCGCAGGCGCACAGAGGGATACTTTTCATTGACGAGATAAACCGGTTAGCTGACACTTCACCGGAGATAACCGATATCCTGCTGGACGTAATGGGTAACAAGCCGGGCAGGCTACAGATCGAGGAAGCGGGCCTCCCAGTAGTAGAAATTCCCATCACGGTATCGGTGTGGGCGGCTTCCAACCCTGACGAGGAACCGGGGCCCCTGGAAGAGGTGCGGAGGCAGCTATCGGACCGATTTGACATGGTCTACTACATGGGAAGAGCGGGGTCGGTGGAAGTAGTCGCGCAAATGCTGTTGAGTACCCGGAAGACCAAGACGGGAGTGGATGCCGAAGAAGTAAACTCGGCTAACGCCGAGTACCGTAAGAAGATAGTTGAGATGGCCAGGATGTACGAGGTGGCGGAGATGCCGGACTATCTCCGCGACTTTATCGCCCGGATGTATGTCAAGCACAACCTGGAGAGCCTGCGGGCTGTCGAAGCTATCCAGCAAGGGGCCATTCTGTACAGTGTACTGCACAAACGGAAGCAGGTTACCATCAGTGATGTGATCGACATGGTTCCGCTGGCGCTCAAGCACCGGGTAGATGGTGATACTTTTCTTAAGGTCACTAATAGCCTGACCTACGAATCTCCAAGAAAAAGAATACTGAACCTGCTCGGAAGAAAGCAGGAGACGGGGGAGGCTGGGTCGGCAGGATAA
- a CDS encoding transposase, whose protein sequence is MTVKQKAYTANQKVDLILQFLSSGKSLSEFCAQQQIKQDEFRTWKKQFFQAGRDSLRYGISFSTYRKRIQELEEKIERLELDNIILQATIRFLRERG, encoded by the coding sequence ATGACCGTAAAGCAAAAAGCGTACACCGCCAACCAAAAGGTGGACCTCATACTCCAATTTTTGAGCTCAGGAAAAAGCCTTTCCGAGTTCTGTGCCCAACAGCAAATAAAGCAGGATGAATTCCGGACGTGGAAAAAGCAGTTTTTCCAAGCCGGGCGCGACTCCCTGCGCTACGGGATAAGCTTCAGCACTTACAGGAAGCGTATTCAGGAGTTGGAGGAAAAAATCGAGCGTTTGGAACTGGACAATATAATCCTCCAGGCCACTATACGTTTTCTGAGAGAACGCGGCTAG
- a CDS encoding radical SAM protein, with the protein MILLFTNGTLIDEQFARECVDVANLTFAISIDGFEKTNDLRRGKGTFSKIMRAADILKEHGLIFGFSTTYHRHNVEEVTSDSFIDMLIDKGFRFGWFFTYVPVGANSDLDFMATPEQRGYAYKRIKELRQSKPIFLADFWNDGETVNGCIAGGRRYFHINAAGDVEPCAFIHYSCCNVRNTNIREALGNPLFLAYQRRQPFNSNHLRPCPLIDNPRSLVECVKESQASSTQVLPVDVEELANGLDEYASKWANQAELLWAERCL; encoded by the coding sequence ATAATCCTTCTATTTACCAACGGGACTCTCATTGATGAACAATTCGCCAGGGAATGTGTGGACGTCGCGAATCTAACCTTTGCCATCAGCATCGATGGGTTTGAAAAGACCAATGACCTGCGGCGGGGAAAAGGAACATTTTCCAAAATCATGCGAGCGGCCGACATTTTGAAGGAGCATGGACTAATTTTTGGTTTTTCTACCACTTATCATCGCCATAACGTCGAAGAAGTAACCTCTGACAGCTTCATCGATATGCTCATCGACAAAGGATTCCGTTTTGGCTGGTTTTTTACGTACGTTCCAGTGGGGGCCAACTCAGACCTGGATTTCATGGCAACCCCGGAGCAGCGGGGGTACGCATACAAGCGTATTAAGGAGTTGCGGCAGTCAAAGCCTATTTTCCTGGCTGACTTTTGGAACGATGGGGAGACTGTAAACGGGTGCATCGCCGGTGGACGGAGGTATTTTCACATTAATGCAGCGGGGGATGTGGAACCGTGCGCCTTTATACACTATTCCTGCTGTAACGTCAGAAATACGAATATAAGGGAGGCACTCGGGAATCCCCTCTTCTTAGCCTATCAGCGGAGACAACCGTTTAATTCCAACCATCTTCGTCCCTGTCCTCTGATCGATAATCCACGCAGTTTGGTGGAGTGTGTCAAAGAAAGCCAGGCGAGTTCAACACAAGTACTGCCGGTTGATGTCGAGGAACTAGCCAACGGTCTGGATGAGTATGCGTCCAAGTGGGCAAACCAAGCGGAGCTGCTGTGGGCAGAACGCTGCCTGTAA
- a CDS encoding 2Fe-2S iron-sulfur cluster-binding protein: MRVKIDGIELEVQPGEILLNAARRAGINIPTLCYHEAFGGQGHCRMCLVEVRKGAEVKLVASCTYPINEEVEVKTRTPVVEKIRQNIVMLLYKEAPASEIMQKMYVEYGCEANLLEPNEGERCILCRLCVKACEKMGASAISAVFRGTSKRIGTPYDEASADCIGCAACAQVCPTGAIEVRETLDTRTIWHRDFELVRCKECGRVVGTKEQSDYLKGKLGWKTPNYELCETCRRREAAGHLKEYSRQ, from the coding sequence ATGAGGGTTAAGATTGACGGCATAGAACTCGAAGTCCAGCCAGGAGAGATACTGCTAAACGCTGCCCGAAGAGCAGGGATCAACATCCCGACCCTTTGCTACCATGAAGCTTTCGGAGGTCAGGGGCACTGCCGGATGTGCTTGGTCGAAGTAAGAAAAGGAGCCGAGGTGAAACTGGTTGCGTCCTGTACCTATCCCATCAACGAGGAAGTAGAGGTCAAGACCAGGACCCCGGTTGTGGAAAAGATCAGGCAGAATATCGTCATGCTCCTCTATAAAGAGGCTCCCGCCAGCGAAATCATGCAGAAAATGTATGTTGAGTACGGGTGCGAGGCCAACTTGCTCGAGCCTAATGAGGGAGAACGCTGCATTCTGTGCCGGCTGTGCGTCAAAGCCTGCGAGAAAATGGGGGCTAGCGCCATATCCGCCGTGTTTCGTGGTACCAGCAAGCGCATCGGGACTCCTTACGACGAGGCTTCAGCCGACTGCATCGGCTGTGCGGCCTGTGCCCAGGTTTGCCCTACAGGAGCCATCGAGGTTCGGGAAACGTTGGACACCCGCACTATCTGGCACCGGGATTTTGAGCTGGTGCGGTGTAAGGAATGCGGGAGAGTAGTGGGAACGAAGGAGCAGTCAGATTATCTTAAAGGCAAATTGGGGTGGAAGACACCCAACTACGAACTGTGTGAGACCTGCCGCCGGCGCGAGGCAGCCGGGCACTTGAAAGAGTACAGTCGGCAATGA
- a CDS encoding NADH-quinone oxidoreductase subunit NuoF, which translates to MDQRAMLEPNIRTVLVCCGTGCLANGSMDVFRALQKQLETEGGEFQVRTYTKATGCNGWCEKGPLVKIVPDDITYCNVKASDVPAIVDKTLKKGEVVKKLLYRDPKTKKYFKSHREISFYTKQLKVALRNIGEIDPANIQDYIARDGYQALAKVLKSMSPEQVIDEVQRSGLRGRGGAGFPTGLKWKACASQAAEPRYVVCNGDEGDPGAFMDRSIMEGDPHSVIEGMIIGAYAVGAAAGFIYVRDEYDLAVVNLGRAIEDARRSGYLGDNILGSGFSFDIEIVRGGGAFVCGEETALLASIEGNVGEPRDKYVYPTEKGLWGQPTVINNVESWANVPVIINRGADEWARVGTATSKGTKVFSLVGKVYNTGLVEVPMGTTLREIIFDIGGGIPNGRQFKAVQTGGPSGGCIPASLIDLPVDFDSLTSVGSMMGSGGMIVMDDRTCMVEVARYYLNFLAGESCGKCVPCREGIRRMLEILTRICNAQGHPEDLEILSSLGETLQVASLCGLGKTAPNPVLSTLRYFRDEYVAHIVEKRCPAGVCRSMTEFYIDASLCTGCGLCKKNCPADAISGEIKEVHVIDQDRCIKCGECINNCKFQAVKVR; encoded by the coding sequence ATGGACCAACGAGCGATGCTTGAACCAAACATCAGGACAGTCTTGGTTTGTTGCGGGACCGGGTGCTTGGCCAACGGCAGCATGGACGTCTTCCGGGCGTTGCAGAAGCAGTTGGAGACTGAAGGAGGCGAGTTTCAAGTCCGCACCTATACCAAGGCTACAGGATGTAACGGCTGGTGCGAAAAAGGTCCTCTGGTGAAAATAGTGCCCGATGATATAACTTACTGTAACGTCAAGGCAAGTGACGTTCCAGCCATAGTGGATAAAACGCTGAAAAAAGGGGAAGTGGTGAAGAAGCTTCTTTACCGGGATCCTAAGACCAAGAAGTACTTCAAATCTCACCGGGAGATCAGCTTTTATACCAAGCAACTTAAAGTGGCTCTTCGTAATATCGGGGAGATAGATCCGGCGAATATCCAGGACTACATTGCCCGAGACGGGTACCAGGCTTTGGCAAAAGTGTTGAAAAGCATGAGTCCGGAGCAGGTCATCGACGAGGTTCAGCGCTCGGGCTTGCGCGGGCGGGGGGGAGCGGGTTTCCCAACCGGTCTTAAGTGGAAAGCCTGCGCTTCACAGGCGGCAGAACCGCGATATGTGGTATGTAACGGGGACGAAGGCGACCCCGGTGCTTTCATGGACCGCAGTATAATGGAAGGAGATCCGCACAGCGTTATCGAGGGCATGATCATCGGTGCTTACGCGGTAGGGGCCGCGGCCGGTTTTATCTACGTGCGAGACGAGTACGACCTGGCGGTGGTCAACCTAGGACGTGCCATCGAAGACGCGCGCAGGAGCGGTTATCTGGGAGACAACATTCTGGGGAGCGGGTTTTCTTTTGACATCGAAATAGTTCGGGGCGGTGGGGCCTTCGTCTGTGGCGAGGAAACGGCGCTCCTCGCTTCCATCGAGGGGAATGTTGGGGAGCCCCGGGACAAATACGTTTATCCGACGGAAAAGGGTCTATGGGGGCAGCCTACAGTCATCAACAACGTTGAGAGCTGGGCAAACGTGCCGGTAATAATTAACCGGGGAGCCGACGAGTGGGCTAGGGTAGGGACGGCGACGAGCAAAGGGACGAAGGTTTTTTCCTTGGTAGGCAAGGTTTACAACACCGGCTTGGTTGAGGTGCCCATGGGGACGACCTTGCGCGAGATAATTTTCGATATTGGCGGGGGTATACCCAACGGCCGCCAGTTCAAAGCGGTACAAACCGGAGGACCATCGGGAGGGTGCATCCCCGCCAGCCTCATCGACCTTCCGGTGGACTTCGATTCACTGACCAGCGTCGGTTCCATGATGGGATCCGGGGGCATGATTGTCATGGACGACCGGACCTGTATGGTGGAGGTAGCGAGGTATTACCTGAATTTTCTGGCCGGTGAATCTTGCGGCAAGTGCGTGCCTTGTCGAGAAGGGATTAGACGCATGCTGGAGATTTTGACGAGAATCTGCAACGCTCAGGGCCACCCCGAGGACCTGGAAATTCTGTCCAGCCTAGGTGAGACATTACAGGTCGCTTCTTTGTGCGGGCTAGGGAAAACTGCTCCTAACCCGGTTTTGTCTACACTGAGGTATTTTAGGGATGAGTATGTGGCGCATATCGTAGAAAAACGTTGCCCGGCCGGGGTCTGCCGATCCATGACCGAGTTTTACATCGACGCTTCCCTTTGTACCGGTTGCGGGCTCTGCAAGAAGAATTGCCCGGCTGATGCCATTTCCGGTGAGATCAAGGAAGTACACGTTATCGACCAGGACCGGTGCATCAAGTGCGGCGAGTGCATAAACAACTGTAAGTTCCAGGCAGTCAAGGTGAGGTAA
- a CDS encoding complex I 24 kDa subunit family protein, producing MAILLWDWGDEANMGEETREGIRGDVQPIIDKYPAEKRYILPIMQDIQKRFNYLPKEALEIAAAYVGAPVSLVYSMATFYKAFSLVPRGRVHFRMCDGTACHIKSSQVILDEIHKCIGIRPGETTPDGQFSLETVNCLGACALAPVLVANQKVHPKVTPAAMREIIKQYGGLADGPTSDA from the coding sequence ATGGCAATACTTTTGTGGGACTGGGGGGATGAAGCAAACATGGGAGAAGAGACGCGCGAAGGGATCCGCGGTGACGTTCAGCCTATCATCGATAAATACCCGGCCGAAAAGAGGTATATTCTTCCTATTATGCAGGATATTCAAAAGAGGTTTAACTACCTGCCCAAAGAGGCCCTGGAAATAGCTGCGGCTTACGTCGGTGCACCTGTAAGCCTGGTTTACAGCATGGCTACTTTTTACAAGGCTTTCAGCTTGGTGCCCAGGGGGCGGGTTCATTTCAGGATGTGTGACGGCACTGCTTGTCACATCAAGTCATCCCAGGTGATACTAGATGAAATCCACAAGTGTATAGGTATCAGGCCTGGGGAAACCACACCAGATGGCCAGTTTTCGCTGGAAACCGTCAACTGCTTGGGGGCATGTGCCTTGGCGCCGGTGCTGGTAGCCAATCAAAAAGTACATCCCAAAGTGACTCCGGCGGCAATGAGGGAAATCATAAAGCAGTATGGAGGGCTTGCCGATGGACCAACGAGCGATGCTTGA